One Chitinophagales bacterium genomic window carries:
- the glpK gene encoding glycerol kinase encodes MHQHNLFAMSEYILAIDQGTTSSRAILFNRSAEIIGITQQEFTQHFPQPGWVEHDAEEIWQSVVTVVKDLLAQTHIHPSQIAAIGITNQRETTVVWDKNTGRPVYHAIVWQSRQTVPLCDKLRKAGHNKTIRKKTGLLIDAYFSATKVKWILDNVKGAREKARQGDLLFGTIDSWLVWKLTGGRVHVTDVSNASRTLLFNIHTLRWDDKLLRLFTVPASMLPQVKSCSEIYGTTESTLFGASIPISGMAGDQQAALFGQACFRSGMAKNTYGTGCFLLLHTGRRAVSSRNGLLTTIAWQIGHHTEYALEGSVFVAGSAVQWLRDGLRLFPNAAASEALATALTGNEGVYVVPAFVGLGAPYWDSNVRGAIFGLTRGTGIAHITRATLESVAYQTKDVLTAMEKDSGIRLRHLHVDGGAARNNFLMQFQSDILGVPVVRPVITETTALGAACLAGLAVGYWKNLNEIKKLWKVEKNFTPKMKKTERQKLYGGWKSAVKAASMFKPGT; translated from the coding sequence TTGCATCAGCACAATCTATTTGCTATGTCTGAATATATTCTTGCAATTGACCAGGGAACTACCAGCTCACGGGCAATTTTATTTAATCGTTCTGCTGAAATAATTGGTATAACTCAGCAGGAGTTTACACAGCATTTTCCTCAACCCGGCTGGGTGGAGCATGATGCGGAAGAAATCTGGCAATCGGTGGTAACTGTTGTAAAAGACCTTTTAGCCCAAACCCATATACACCCGTCTCAGATTGCCGCCATCGGCATAACAAATCAGAGGGAAACCACGGTAGTGTGGGATAAAAACACTGGTCGGCCTGTTTATCATGCTATCGTATGGCAGTCCCGCCAAACTGTGCCCCTTTGCGATAAGCTGAGAAAAGCGGGACACAACAAAACCATACGTAAGAAAACCGGCCTGCTTATTGACGCTTACTTCTCCGCCACCAAAGTTAAATGGATACTGGACAACGTGAAAGGAGCCCGGGAGAAAGCCAGACAGGGTGACCTTCTCTTTGGTACAATAGACTCCTGGCTGGTCTGGAAACTCACTGGTGGCAGGGTGCACGTTACCGATGTCAGCAATGCTTCGCGCACACTGCTGTTTAACATCCATACCCTGCGCTGGGATGACAAGCTGCTGAGGTTGTTTACCGTACCGGCATCTATGCTGCCTCAGGTAAAAAGCTGCAGTGAAATCTATGGCACCACGGAAAGCACACTGTTCGGGGCATCTATCCCTATCAGTGGCATGGCGGGCGATCAGCAGGCTGCCCTCTTCGGACAGGCATGTTTCCGCTCCGGCATGGCTAAAAACACCTATGGCACCGGTTGTTTTCTGCTATTGCACACCGGAAGGCGTGCAGTATCCTCCCGCAATGGCTTACTCACAACCATCGCCTGGCAAATAGGCCACCACACAGAGTATGCTCTGGAAGGCAGCGTTTTCGTTGCCGGCTCGGCCGTGCAATGGCTAAGGGATGGACTCCGTCTTTTCCCTAATGCCGCAGCCAGTGAAGCTCTGGCCACAGCCCTCACGGGGAATGAAGGAGTTTACGTAGTTCCCGCTTTTGTCGGACTGGGTGCTCCTTACTGGGACAGCAATGTGCGTGGTGCAATCTTTGGTCTTACACGTGGTACCGGAATAGCACATATCACACGCGCTACGCTTGAATCAGTAGCATATCAAACCAAGGATGTACTGACAGCAATGGAAAAAGATAGTGGAATACGATTACGCCATCTCCATGTAGATGGCGGTGCCGCTCGCAATAATTTCCTAATGCAGTTTCAGAGCGACATTCTGGGAGTACCCGTGGTACGTCCGGTCATTACTGAAACAACCGCCCTGGGTGCGGCCTGCCTTGCCGGGCTGGCTGTAGGTTACTGGAAAAATCTTAACGAAATCAAAAAACTGTGGAAAGTGGAAAAAAACTTTACACCTAAAATGAAAAAAACCGAGCGTCAAAAACTTTATGGAGGGTGGAAAAGTGCCGTTAAAGCAGCAAGCATGTTTAAACCCGGCACATGA
- the nuoA gene encoding NADH-quinone oxidoreductase subunit A — protein MEYLRDYLPILLLFAVVAGFVVLNLVGTHLLGPKRYSRRKLETFECGGEVQGNARTPFHVKYFLVAILFVLFDVEVIFMYPWVVNFRELGLIGFIEMMIFLSFLFAGFVYVVKKGALKWEA, from the coding sequence ATGGAATACCTTAGAGATTACTTGCCTATTTTGCTGCTTTTTGCTGTAGTTGCCGGATTCGTGGTGCTCAACCTTGTAGGTACTCATCTGTTGGGTCCCAAACGGTATTCCAGGCGGAAACTGGAAACCTTTGAATGTGGAGGAGAGGTGCAAGGGAATGCCCGTACGCCATTTCATGTAAAGTATTTTCTGGTGGCAATATTGTTTGTGCTGTTTGATGTGGAAGTCATTTTTATGTATCCGTGGGTAGTGAATTTCAGAGAATTAGGGCTGATTGGTTTTATTGAAATGATGATTTTTCTGAGCTTTTTATTTGCAGGATTTGTTTATGTAGTCAAAAAAGGCGCACTGAAATGGGAAGCCTGA
- the nuoB gene encoding NADH-quinone oxidoreductase subunit B, whose translation MSNANTKIPTLVEAPPGYEGPGFFATTLESVIGLARKYSIWPLPFATSCCGIEFMATMGAHYDFARFGSERPSFSPRQADLLMVMGTIAKKMGPPLKQVYIQMAEPKWVLAMGACASSGGIFDTYSVLQGIDEIIPVDVYVPGCPPRPEQVIDGLLKIQELVKNEPLRKRYSPEYRERLAKYGID comes from the coding sequence ATGAGTAACGCCAATACCAAAATACCCACGCTGGTTGAAGCTCCTCCGGGCTATGAGGGTCCGGGCTTTTTTGCTACCACGCTGGAAAGTGTTATCGGGCTTGCCCGCAAGTACTCCATCTGGCCTTTGCCGTTTGCCACCTCATGCTGCGGCATTGAATTTATGGCTACGATGGGAGCCCATTATGACTTTGCACGGTTTGGGTCAGAACGTCCCAGTTTTTCCCCCCGACAGGCTGATTTGCTGATGGTTATGGGCACCATAGCCAAAAAGATGGGACCTCCGCTGAAACAGGTTTACATTCAGATGGCTGAACCCAAATGGGTGCTGGCTATGGGTGCTTGTGCTTCCAGCGGTGGAATATTTGATACCTACAGCGTGCTGCAGGGTATAGATGAAATCATTCCTGTGGATGTGTATGTGCCGGGATGTCCTCCCAGGCCTGAACAGGTAATAGACGGGTTGCTGAAAATTCAGGAACTGGTTAAAAACGAACCCCTGCGCAAAAGGTATTCTCCTGAATACCGGGAAAGACTTGCCAAATACGGAATTGATTGA
- the nuoC gene encoding NADH-quinone oxidoreductase subunit C, whose amino-acid sequence MEKIPHELIVTKLKERFGKDILRTEEEPLYKVLVVTINPARIVDLLRFLYEDKDLQFQFLTSLFAVHYPERKDEEIEMVYLVHSLWKNTRFRIKANLPISNPVIDSVTGLYAAANWMERETYDFFGVQFKGHPDLKRILNVDSMDYFPMRKEYPLEEGTRTDKDDTMFGRQSLVNKKESLQAKT is encoded by the coding sequence ATGGAAAAAATACCACACGAGCTCATTGTAACAAAGCTGAAGGAACGCTTTGGAAAGGATATCCTAAGAACGGAAGAAGAACCTTTATACAAGGTTTTAGTCGTAACTATCAATCCAGCCAGAATTGTGGATTTGCTGCGGTTTTTATATGAAGACAAAGACCTGCAGTTTCAGTTTCTCACATCCCTCTTTGCGGTGCACTATCCCGAACGGAAGGATGAAGAAATTGAAATGGTGTATCTGGTGCATAGTCTATGGAAGAACACCCGATTTAGAATAAAAGCAAATCTGCCGATAAGCAATCCGGTAATAGATTCCGTAACCGGACTATACGCTGCAGCAAACTGGATGGAAAGAGAAACTTATGACTTTTTTGGCGTGCAGTTTAAAGGACATCCGGATCTGAAACGCATACTGAACGTGGACTCCATGGATTACTTCCCCATGCGTAAGGAGTATCCCCTGGAAGAAGGCACGCGCACAGACAAAGATGACACCATGTTTGGTCGCCAGAGTCTGGTGAACAAAAAGGAATCTTTACAGGCTAAAACCTAA
- the nuoD gene encoding NADH-quinone oxidoreductase subunit D, translating into MEQKLAEKTTTPTPLIQQSVGDDGLLTINLGPTHPATHGILQNLLKIDGEKIVYAEPTIGYIHRAFEKLSERRPYYQITPITDRLNYCSAPINNIGWHMAVEKLLGIEVPKRVDYMRVIIMELARIADHIICNSILGVDTGAFSGFLYMFQKREDIYEIYEEICGSRLTTNIGRIGGFERDFNDVALAKLKKFLEDFPKTLDEFEKLFNRNRIFMDRTVGVGGISAERALNYGFTGPNLRAAGVDYDVRVMNPYSSYEDFDFDIPIGENGDCYDRFMVRNREMHESLKIIRQALEKMPKGSFHADVPWVYLPPKEDVYNNMEALIYHFKIIMGEINVPKGEVYFSVEGGNGELGFYIVSDGGRQPYRLHFRRPCFIYYQAYPELIKGSLLSDAIITMSSLNIIAGELDA; encoded by the coding sequence ATGGAACAAAAACTTGCCGAAAAGACAACCACCCCAACACCGCTGATTCAACAAAGCGTTGGCGATGATGGATTGCTGACAATAAATCTTGGGCCTACCCATCCGGCAACGCACGGCATTCTGCAGAATCTGCTCAAAATTGACGGAGAAAAAATCGTTTATGCCGAACCAACCATAGGCTACATCCACCGTGCTTTTGAAAAGTTGAGTGAAAGGAGACCCTATTATCAGATTACCCCGATTACTGACCGGTTGAACTATTGCTCGGCTCCCATCAACAATATCGGATGGCACATGGCGGTGGAAAAACTGCTGGGTATCGAGGTACCCAAGCGGGTGGATTATATGCGCGTGATTATCATGGAGCTTGCCAGAATTGCAGACCATATCATCTGTAATTCCATTCTTGGCGTGGACACGGGCGCCTTTTCGGGCTTTCTGTACATGTTTCAGAAGCGGGAAGATATTTATGAAATCTATGAAGAAATATGTGGTTCACGGCTTACAACCAACATAGGAAGAATAGGCGGTTTTGAACGGGACTTTAACGATGTTGCCCTAGCAAAGCTGAAAAAATTCCTGGAAGACTTTCCCAAGACTCTGGATGAATTTGAAAAGCTGTTTAACCGCAACCGTATTTTCATGGACCGCACCGTAGGTGTGGGAGGAATTTCAGCCGAAAGGGCATTAAACTACGGTTTTACAGGGCCTAACCTCCGAGCGGCCGGAGTAGATTATGATGTGCGCGTAATGAACCCGTACTCATCATACGAAGACTTTGACTTTGACATTCCTATCGGAGAAAATGGCGATTGCTATGACCGTTTCATGGTGAGAAACCGTGAAATGCATGAAAGCCTGAAAATCATCCGGCAGGCACTGGAAAAAATGCCCAAAGGCTCATTCCATGCCGATGTACCGTGGGTTTATCTCCCTCCGAAAGAAGACGTGTATAACAACATGGAAGCCCTTATCTACCATTTCAAGATTATCATGGGAGAAATTAATGTGCCTAAGGGAGAGGTGTATTTTTCGGTAGAAGGAGGCAATGGCGAACTGGGATTCTACATCGTAAGTGATGGGGGCAGACAACCTTACCGGCTACACTTCCGCAGGCCCTGTTTTATCTATTATCAGGCTTATCCGGAGCTGATAAAAGGCTCTTTACTCTCAGATGCCATTATTACGATGAGTAGTCTGAATATAATTGCAGGAGAATTAGATGCTTAA
- the nuoE gene encoding NADH dehydrogenase subunit E translates to MSSNGHAVKFSEASLAKIREIISHYPEGKQKSALLPVLHMAQEELGNGWLPVEVMDYVASLLNLQPIEVYEVVTFYSMYHQHPIGRHVLEVCQTSPCCMTGAEELIQYLEKKLGIKAGETTPDRMFTIKPVECLAACGYAPMMQVGAHYYENLTEEKVDCLLEKLRNTPYPVIEKLEI, encoded by the coding sequence ATGAGTTCAAACGGACACGCAGTGAAATTTTCAGAAGCCTCACTGGCTAAAATAAGGGAAATTATTTCGCATTATCCGGAAGGGAAACAAAAGTCAGCTTTGCTGCCAGTACTGCATATGGCCCAAGAAGAGCTGGGCAACGGCTGGCTACCGGTAGAAGTGATGGATTATGTGGCTTCTCTGCTGAATCTTCAGCCTATTGAGGTGTATGAGGTAGTAACGTTTTATTCCATGTATCATCAGCATCCCATAGGCCGGCATGTTCTGGAAGTTTGTCAAACTTCACCTTGTTGTATGACTGGAGCCGAAGAGCTGATTCAGTACCTGGAAAAAAAACTGGGTATTAAGGCAGGAGAGACCACCCCCGACCGCATGTTTACAATAAAACCCGTTGAGTGTTTAGCTGCCTGCGGATATGCCCCCATGATGCAGGTAGGAGCGCATTATTATGAAAACCTGACTGAAGAAAAAGTAGACTGCCTCCTTGAAAAGCTGCGTAATACGCCTTATCCGGTAATAGAAAAGCTGGAAATTTGA
- a CDS encoding iron-sulfur cluster repair di-iron protein yields MNDIKEKTIGEIVAEDYRTASVFESLGIDFCCKGNRTVQEACDQKSIPVEEVITKLLEATHTAPDSGLAFNSWELDALVDYIENKHHRYIERQTPVIKNYVDKLCKVHGTRHPDLYTITEAFHNSAGELAKHMKKEELILFPFIRQMVKAKETGQTVRASHFFTVNNPIKVLMQEHDEEGERFAKIAELCNHYTPPEDACNTYHVTYTLLKEFQDNLHLHIHLENNILFPKAIELEKLVSG; encoded by the coding sequence ATGAACGACATAAAAGAAAAAACCATCGGAGAAATAGTAGCTGAAGATTACAGGACCGCATCGGTCTTTGAATCGCTGGGTATAGATTTTTGCTGTAAGGGTAATCGCACTGTGCAAGAAGCATGCGATCAAAAATCCATTCCTGTTGAAGAGGTGATTACAAAACTGCTAGAAGCCACGCACACAGCGCCTGACAGTGGCTTAGCCTTTAACTCCTGGGAGCTGGATGCGCTGGTTGATTATATTGAAAACAAGCATCACCGCTATATTGAACGCCAGACACCTGTTATTAAAAATTATGTGGACAAACTCTGTAAAGTGCATGGCACCCGCCATCCCGATTTATATACAATTACTGAAGCATTTCACAATTCGGCCGGGGAACTGGCAAAGCACATGAAAAAAGAAGAGCTCATACTGTTCCCTTTCATCCGGCAAATGGTCAAAGCGAAAGAAACAGGGCAAACTGTGCGTGCCTCACACTTTTTTACGGTAAATAACCCCATTAAAGTGTTGATGCAGGAACATGACGAGGAAGGAGAACGTTTTGCGAAAATAGCTGAATTATGCAATCACTATACTCCTCCGGAAGATGCGTGCAATACCTATCACGTTACCTATACCTTGTTAAAAGAATTTCAGGATAATTTGCATCTGCATATTCATCTGGAGAATAATATTCTTTTCCCAAAAGCCATTGAACTGGAGAAACTTGTATCAGGATAA
- a CDS encoding membrane protein, producing MNSKQFGGKITAQWKKEYQNSPNWEGGSFKNLMPTQTAVNWRKLPGILCKQIKGHREGYPKADLPLAPLNKEQFLHLASSAMFAWYGHSVLLMRLNNKTILIDPMFGEDASPIAPKKTMRFSRNTLKLIDDLPEIDLMLITHDHYDHLDYDSISRLKPKVKNAFVAMGVKRHLANWGYDKKIIHEFDWWDSETFEDIHITFTPTRHFSGRSITSLAKCLWGGWALKTSTENIWFSGDGGYAVHFKEIGKRLGPFDIGFMECGQYCVDWPQIHMFPNESVQAALDAKMKVAMPVHWAGFNLSYQHSWYEPAEAFVNHARHHSLSHLTPSLGELFQVSATTGKWWQNYK from the coding sequence ATGAACAGCAAACAATTCGGAGGAAAGATAACAGCACAATGGAAAAAAGAATATCAAAATTCGCCCAACTGGGAAGGCGGTTCGTTCAAGAATCTGATGCCCACTCAAACCGCAGTGAATTGGAGAAAACTGCCCGGTATTCTTTGCAAACAGATCAAAGGTCATCGGGAAGGCTACCCCAAAGCTGATTTGCCGCTGGCTCCGTTGAATAAAGAGCAATTCCTGCATCTCGCTTCTTCGGCAATGTTCGCGTGGTATGGCCATTCCGTTTTGTTGATGCGGCTGAACAATAAAACCATTCTCATTGACCCGATGTTTGGCGAAGATGCCTCACCGATAGCGCCTAAAAAAACCATGCGGTTTTCCCGAAACACGTTAAAACTCATCGATGATTTGCCCGAAATAGATTTGATGCTGATCACCCACGATCACTACGACCATCTGGATTACGACAGCATTTCCAGGTTGAAACCAAAAGTGAAAAATGCCTTTGTGGCTATGGGTGTGAAAAGGCATTTGGCAAACTGGGGTTACGATAAAAAAATAATCCATGAGTTTGACTGGTGGGATAGTGAAACCTTTGAAGATATTCATATCACTTTCACACCTACACGTCATTTTTCAGGCAGGAGCATCACCTCATTAGCTAAATGTTTGTGGGGAGGCTGGGCGTTAAAAACATCCACAGAAAATATCTGGTTTAGTGGCGATGGCGGTTATGCTGTCCATTTTAAGGAAATCGGCAAACGCTTAGGACCTTTTGATATCGGTTTTATGGAGTGTGGTCAGTATTGCGTTGATTGGCCGCAGATACATATGTTTCCAAACGAAAGTGTTCAGGCTGCATTAGATGCAAAGATGAAAGTGGCTATGCCGGTGCATTGGGCTGGTTTTAATCTTTCCTATCAGCACAGTTGGTATGAACCGGCAGAAGCATTTGTTAACCATGCACGACATCACTCCTTGTCACATCTCACACCATCATTGGGAGAATTGTTTCAGGTAAGTGCCACTACCGGTAAATGGTGGCAGAATTATAAATAA